One window of the Ureibacillus sp. FSL W7-1570 genome contains the following:
- a CDS encoding flagellar protein FliT — MDLIQQLLQVSAKLYKHLSAFPSGEERTEYIDEVNGLLDERGTLVKQLREQNFQYDETDETHVTLYKLDKGIRERLDLLFNEVKADLKKFNDTKKYEKQYINPYASVQAMDGRYYDKRK; from the coding sequence ATGGACTTAATTCAACAATTGCTGCAAGTGTCAGCGAAACTTTACAAGCATTTATCCGCGTTCCCTTCCGGCGAGGAAAGGACCGAATACATTGATGAAGTCAATGGGTTGCTGGATGAACGGGGAACACTTGTGAAGCAACTGCGGGAACAAAATTTTCAATATGATGAAACCGATGAAACCCATGTCACTTTATATAAGTTGGACAAAGGGATCCGGGAAAGGTTGGATCTTTTGTTCAATGAAGTCAAGGCGGATTTAAAAAAATTCAACGATACCAAGAAATATGAAAAGCAATATATCAATCCATATGCGAGTGTACAGGCAATGGATGGCAGATATTACGACAAAAGAAAATAA
- the fliS gene encoding flagellar export chaperone FliS, translating to MALQNTAYNAYKQNSINTASPGELTLMLYNGCIKFLNVAKKAIEEKHMEEKNVNLQKAQNIINELMVTLNMDYEISKQILPLYEYMNRRLVEANIKNDPEIVEEVIGLATEFRDTWKEVIKLNRQQHYQNVQQV from the coding sequence ATGGCATTACAAAATACTGCATACAACGCTTATAAACAAAACAGCATCAACACCGCTTCCCCAGGCGAATTGACGCTTATGCTATACAATGGCTGCATTAAATTTTTGAATGTGGCAAAAAAAGCCATCGAAGAAAAACACATGGAAGAAAAAAATGTCAATCTTCAGAAAGCCCAAAATATCATTAACGAACTGATGGTTACACTCAATATGGATTATGAAATTTCAAAACAAATTCTTCCATTATATGAATATATGAATCGCCGATTAGTGGAAGCAAACATCAAAAATGATCCGGAGATTGTGGAAGAAGTGATCGGGCTTGCTACTGAGTTCCGTGACACTTGGAAAGAGGTCATTAAATTGAATCGCCAACAGCATTATCAAAACGTACAACAAGTGTAA
- a CDS encoding flagellin, with protein sequence MQVGPNSGNEFIVDLTDATTASLRVEKSRNHASQAIGKIDIAIQIISDERAKFGVYQNSLDHIANNVVNYNENMTASESRIRDADIASEMLKQVKYSILSQAVQAVLAQSNQQSSGVLNLLG encoded by the coding sequence TTGCAAGTCGGCCCAAATTCGGGAAATGAATTTATTGTCGATTTGACGGATGCCACAACGGCGAGTTTAAGAGTTGAAAAGTCCAGGAATCATGCGAGTCAAGCAATTGGAAAAATAGATATTGCCATTCAAATCATCTCGGATGAGCGGGCAAAATTTGGGGTGTATCAAAATTCCCTGGACCATATCGCGAATAATGTAGTGAACTATAATGAAAATATGACCGCATCCGAATCCCGTATAAGGGATGCAGATATAGCAAGCGAAATGTTGAAACAAGTGAAATACAGCATTTTATCTCAGGCGGTGCAAGCCGTGTTGGCCCAATCCAATCAACAATCTTCCGGGGTTTTAAATCTTCTTGGTTAG
- the fliS gene encoding flagellar export chaperone FliS: MSFQLNAYKAYKQNSVNTASPGELTLMLYNGCIKFLNLAKKAMEEKNIEEKNTNLQKAQNIITELMVTLNMEYEISKQIYPLYEYMNRRLVEANIKNDTEMVDEVIGLATEFRDTWKEVIKLNRQQQFQNVQQV, from the coding sequence ATGTCGTTTCAACTTAACGCTTACAAGGCGTACAAACAAAACAGTGTGAACACTGCATCTCCTGGGGAATTGACATTAATGCTTTACAACGGCTGCATTAAATTTTTAAATTTGGCGAAAAAGGCAATGGAAGAAAAAAACATTGAAGAGAAAAATACGAATCTTCAAAAAGCCCAAAATATCATTACGGAATTAATGGTTACGCTCAACATGGAATATGAAATATCCAAACAAATTTATCCATTATATGAATACATGAACCGCCGCCTGGTTGAAGCGAATATAAAAAACGACACCGAAATGGTGGATGAAGTGATTGGGCTGGCAACAGAGTTCCGCGATACTTGGAAAGAGGTCATCAAGCTGAACCGCCAACAGCAATTTCAAAATGTGCAACAAGTGTAG
- the raiA gene encoding ribosome-associated translation inhibitor RaiA → MLNFNIRGENIEVTPAIREYVINKVQKIEKYFNEGVNATANVNLKVYNDKKAKVEVTIPLKNLTLRAEERHEDMYAGIDLIVDKLERQIRKHKTKVNRKLRDREGVGVYFAGTSVPNNHENGKEEEFEIVRTKQFDLKPMDEDEAILQMNLLGHDFYIYTDAETNSTNIVYRRKDGKYGLIETT, encoded by the coding sequence ATGCTAAACTTTAACATTCGCGGTGAGAACATTGAAGTAACTCCAGCAATTCGAGAGTACGTTATCAACAAAGTTCAGAAAATTGAAAAATATTTCAATGAAGGAGTTAACGCAACTGCCAATGTAAACTTGAAAGTATACAATGACAAGAAAGCGAAAGTGGAAGTAACAATTCCGTTGAAAAACTTAACGCTCCGTGCCGAAGAACGTCATGAAGATATGTATGCAGGAATTGACTTGATTGTAGATAAACTTGAACGTCAAATCCGTAAACATAAAACAAAAGTCAACCGCAAGCTCCGTGACCGTGAAGGTGTAGGCGTTTACTTCGCCGGCACTTCTGTTCCAAACAATCATGAAAACGGAAAAGAAGAAGAATTTGAAATCGTTCGTACAAAACAATTTGATTTGAAACCAATGGACGAAGACGAAGCCATCCTTCAAATGAACCTGCTCGGCCATGACTTCTATATTTACACTGATGCGGAAACAAACAGCACTAACATCGTTTACAGACGCAAGGACGGAAAATACGGCTTAATCGAAACAACTTAA
- a CDS encoding DMT family transporter, whose product MEFPHILMGTHQSHYATEEGCPLSERKNPSVSYILLALLIIIWGVSWPIYKHGVQFMPPLLFAGIRSFIAGILLFIFAWKSRHLIRFKEHWKFYVISAILNNILYLGLQTVGMVYLPGGLFSVLVYIQPVLLGILSWWLLNEQMTIAKMAGLVLGFTGIVLVSMDGLMIHLSAIGVILALATALAWASGVIFVKKLKTRIDFYWMVVMQLILGGGTLLLSGYFFEGVHAIVWNVDLISTIVWGGTAGMAAGQVIYFKLMNEGEASKVGAYTFLVPIISVFVSAIFLDEAITKNLFIGMMLVGSSIYLVNRNIGTGAATGHHLKNNR is encoded by the coding sequence ATGGAATTTCCACATATACTAATGGGCACCCATCAAAGCCACTACGCTACGGAAGAAGGTTGTCCATTGTCAGAAAGGAAAAATCCATCCGTTTCCTATATACTTCTTGCCTTGTTAATCATCATTTGGGGTGTGAGCTGGCCCATCTATAAACATGGGGTTCAATTTATGCCTCCGCTCCTCTTCGCCGGCATCCGTTCCTTTATCGCGGGAATCCTCCTGTTCATATTCGCGTGGAAATCGCGGCATTTGATCCGGTTCAAAGAACATTGGAAGTTTTACGTCATCTCGGCAATTTTAAATAATATCCTTTACCTTGGCCTGCAAACGGTCGGGATGGTGTATTTGCCGGGGGGACTGTTTTCCGTGCTTGTCTACATCCAGCCGGTGCTGCTCGGCATTTTGTCCTGGTGGCTTTTGAATGAACAGATGACCATCGCCAAAATGGCAGGCCTGGTGCTCGGCTTTACCGGGATTGTGCTGGTGAGCATGGATGGCTTGATGATCCATCTCTCGGCCATCGGGGTGATTCTCGCCCTTGCCACGGCACTTGCTTGGGCCAGCGGGGTCATTTTTGTCAAGAAATTAAAAACCCGCATCGATTTCTATTGGATGGTCGTGATGCAATTGATCCTTGGCGGCGGAACGCTTCTCCTTTCCGGGTACTTCTTTGAAGGCGTCCATGCAATCGTTTGGAACGTAGATTTGATCAGCACCATCGTTTGGGGCGGAACGGCAGGAATGGCTGCGGGGCAAGTGATTTATTTTAAACTGATGAATGAAGGGGAAGCAAGCAAAGTCGGCGCCTATACGTTTTTAGTGCCGATCATCTCCGTCTTCGTCAGTGCCATCTTTTTGGATGAAGCCATCACTAAAAATTTGTTTATCGGGATGATGTTGGTCGGTTCAAGCATTTATTTGGTGAATCGCAACATCGGAACGGGGGCAGCTACTGGTCATCACTTGAAGAATAACAGATAA
- the thiD gene encoding bifunctional hydroxymethylpyrimidine kinase/phosphomethylpyrimidine kinase has translation MTLPKACTVAGAAARSGAGIQADLKTFQELGVYGFTAITAINAKHPSKEQGLFIQPLDAIEAQLLIINEQEDIDALKTGMLFSKEIIELVANWLETASIENIVVDPVMFGKFGSPLLDFDAMETLKTKLIPQATIITPNMPEATYLLGGQEINSIGDLQDAARDLLQLGPKYVLVKGGRLEGPAVDILYDGNKMIRLEAPRIDTIHTNGAGCSYSAAITAELAKGKPIEEAVANAKKFVTAGIKRFIPFEYAPGMIDHRAYKLYGEEEVQITEV, from the coding sequence ATGACATTACCTAAAGCATGTACAGTGGCAGGAGCAGCGGCCCGCAGTGGTGCCGGCATCCAGGCGGATTTGAAAACCTTCCAGGAACTTGGGGTGTACGGGTTTACGGCCATCACTGCCATCAACGCCAAACATCCAAGCAAAGAACAAGGCTTGTTCATCCAGCCTTTAGATGCCATCGAAGCGCAACTTCTCATCATCAATGAACAAGAGGACATCGATGCATTGAAAACCGGCATGCTCTTTTCAAAGGAAATCATTGAATTGGTGGCAAATTGGCTGGAAACCGCTTCAATCGAAAACATCGTCGTCGATCCGGTGATGTTCGGGAAATTCGGCTCGCCACTCCTTGATTTTGATGCGATGGAAACGCTCAAAACGAAGCTGATTCCACAGGCGACCATCATTACGCCGAATATGCCGGAAGCCACTTATTTGCTCGGCGGCCAGGAAATCAACTCCATCGGGGATTTGCAGGACGCGGCAAGAGACCTTCTGCAGCTCGGTCCAAAATATGTGCTTGTGAAAGGCGGCCGTCTTGAAGGGCCGGCAGTGGACATTTTGTACGATGGGAATAAAATGATCCGATTGGAAGCCCCTCGAATTGATACCATCCATACTAATGGCGCAGGTTGTTCCTATTCGGCAGCCATCACGGCGGAACTGGCGAAAGGAAAACCGATTGAAGAAGCGGTGGCGAATGCCAAAAAGTTTGTCACAGCGGGCATCAAACGCTTCATTCCTTTCGAATATGCCCCTGGAATGATTGATCATCGCGCTTATAAGCTGTATGGGGAAGAGGAAGTGCAAATAACGGAAGTTTAA
- the secA gene encoding preprotein translocase subunit SecA — MANILNKLFDVNKKELKRLNKIADEVDALAPQMEKLSDEELRNKTEEFKARYQNGESLDDLLPEAFAVCREAARRVLGLYPYRVQVMGAAVLHDGNIAEMKTGEGKTLTSTMAVYLNALPGEGVHVVTVNEYLAKRDATEMGKLYEFLGLTVGLNLNSLTKEEKRAAYAADITYSTNNELGFDYLRDNMVLYKEDKVQRPLNFAIVDEVDSILIDEARTPLIISGHAGRSAKLYVQANAFVRMLKKDEDYTYDETTKTVTLTESGITKAEKAFGIDNLYDLSHVRLLHAINQSLKAHVAMHRDVDYVVQDGEVIIVDSFTGRLMKGRRYSDGLHQAIEAKEGVEIQNESMTMATITFQNYFRMYKKLAGMTGTAKTEEEEFRNIYNMNVVVIPTNKPVARIDKPDLIYATMKGKFEAVVRDIAERHAKGQPVLVGTVAIETSEIISEMLKKHKIPHNVLNAKNHEREAEIIAQAGQKGAVTIATNMAGRGTDIKLGEGVKELGGLAVIGTERHESRRIDNQLRGRSGRQGDPGVSQFYLSLEDDLMRRFGSDSMKAMMTKLGMDDSQPIQSRMVSKAVESAQKRVEGNNFDARKRLLQYDEVLRQQREVIYKERNAVLESENMRELVENMIRESIENMVHTHTAGNKDDWNFKAMEDYIKANLLDEGEITVNDLQDKSPEEMIEFIYDKVIERYNEKEQELTPERMREFEKVILLRSIDTKWIDHIDAMDQLRQGIHLRAYGQTDPLREYEQEGFAMFEDMVAAIREDVTRYAMKAQIRSNLEREEVAKGQAVNPKEDGEKPKRQPIRKKQEIGRNDPCPCGSGKKYKNCHGAIS, encoded by the coding sequence ATGGCAAATATTTTAAATAAATTATTTGATGTAAACAAAAAAGAATTGAAACGGTTGAATAAAATCGCGGATGAAGTGGATGCATTGGCTCCACAAATGGAAAAGCTTTCTGATGAAGAACTTCGCAATAAAACAGAGGAATTCAAAGCGCGTTATCAAAACGGTGAAAGTTTGGACGACTTGTTGCCTGAAGCTTTCGCTGTTTGCCGTGAAGCCGCGCGAAGAGTGCTCGGCTTGTACCCTTATCGCGTGCAAGTGATGGGGGCCGCGGTGTTGCATGACGGAAACATCGCTGAAATGAAAACCGGGGAAGGGAAAACATTGACTTCCACAATGGCTGTTTATTTGAATGCCCTTCCAGGCGAAGGTGTCCATGTGGTGACAGTCAATGAATACCTGGCAAAACGTGACGCCACAGAAATGGGCAAACTGTATGAATTTTTAGGTTTGACGGTTGGGCTCAACTTGAACAGCTTGACGAAAGAAGAAAAACGCGCGGCTTATGCAGCGGACATTACATACAGCACCAATAATGAACTTGGTTTCGACTATTTGCGCGACAACATGGTGCTTTATAAAGAGGATAAAGTGCAACGGCCATTAAACTTCGCCATTGTCGACGAGGTGGACTCCATCTTAATCGATGAAGCGAGAACACCGTTGATCATTTCCGGACATGCAGGGCGTTCCGCCAAACTTTATGTTCAGGCGAATGCTTTCGTCCGCATGCTCAAAAAAGATGAAGATTACACGTATGATGAAACGACAAAAACCGTTACACTTACGGAAAGCGGTATTACGAAAGCGGAAAAAGCGTTCGGTATCGACAACTTGTACGATTTGTCCCATGTCCGCTTGCTCCATGCCATCAACCAATCCTTGAAAGCCCATGTGGCGATGCACCGGGATGTGGACTATGTGGTGCAAGACGGGGAAGTCATCATCGTCGACAGCTTCACTGGCCGTTTGATGAAAGGACGCCGTTATTCCGACGGGCTTCATCAGGCGATTGAAGCGAAGGAAGGCGTGGAAATCCAAAACGAATCCATGACAATGGCAACGATTACCTTCCAAAACTACTTCCGTATGTACAAAAAATTGGCCGGTATGACCGGTACAGCGAAAACGGAAGAAGAGGAATTCCGCAATATCTACAATATGAACGTTGTGGTGATTCCGACAAACAAACCGGTTGCCCGTATCGACAAACCGGATCTCATTTATGCCACAATGAAAGGGAAATTTGAAGCGGTGGTCAGAGACATTGCGGAACGCCATGCCAAAGGGCAACCGGTGCTTGTGGGTACGGTGGCCATTGAAACCTCTGAAATCATTTCAGAGATGTTGAAAAAACATAAAATTCCGCATAACGTATTGAATGCGAAAAACCATGAACGGGAAGCGGAAATTATCGCCCAAGCCGGACAAAAAGGCGCCGTGACCATCGCGACCAACATGGCCGGCCGTGGTACGGACATCAAGCTCGGCGAAGGGGTTAAAGAGCTTGGCGGACTTGCGGTCATCGGGACAGAACGCCACGAATCCAGACGTATTGACAACCAGTTGCGCGGTCGTTCCGGACGTCAGGGGGATCCTGGGGTATCCCAATTCTATTTGTCCCTTGAAGATGATTTGATGCGCCGCTTCGGTTCCGACAGCATGAAAGCCATGATGACGAAATTGGGGATGGACGATTCCCAGCCGATCCAGTCAAGAATGGTGTCCAAAGCGGTGGAATCCGCCCAAAAACGCGTGGAAGGCAACAACTTCGATGCCCGTAAACGTTTGTTGCAATACGATGAAGTGTTGCGCCAACAACGGGAAGTGATTTACAAAGAGCGGAACGCGGTGTTGGAATCCGAAAACATGCGCGAACTGGTGGAAAACATGATCCGCGAATCCATCGAAAACATGGTGCATACGCATACGGCAGGCAATAAAGATGACTGGAACTTCAAGGCGATGGAAGATTATATCAAAGCCAATCTCCTCGATGAAGGCGAGATTACGGTGAACGATCTTCAAGATAAATCCCCTGAAGAAATGATCGAGTTCATTTACGATAAAGTGATTGAACGCTATAACGAAAAAGAACAAGAATTGACGCCTGAGCGCATGCGCGAGTTCGAGAAAGTCATCTTGCTCCGTTCCATCGATACGAAATGGATTGACCATATCGACGCAATGGACCAATTGCGTCAAGGTATCCACCTCCGCGCTTATGGACAAACAGATCCGTTGCGTGAGTATGAGCAAGAAGGTTTCGCGATGTTTGAAGATATGGTTGCCGCCATCCGCGAAGACGTGACAAGATATGCGATGAAAGCACAAATCCGCAGCAACTTGGAACGTGAAGAAGTGGCAAAAGGACAAGCGGTGAATCCGAAAGAAGACGGCGAAAAGCCGAAACGCCAACCAATCCGCAAAAAACAGGAAATCGGAAGAAATGACCCATGTCCATGCGGCAGCGGCAAAAAATATAAAAACTGCCATGGCGCAATATCCTAA
- the prfB gene encoding peptide chain release factor 2 (programmed frameshift): protein MELSDVRNTLENTAEKLADFRGSLDLENKEARIQELEEIMMMPDFWDDQNKAQSIINEVNSLKSIVNELNDLSSTQENLEMTLELLKEEPDEDLQAELVQELKEFEERLENFELQLLLSEPYDKNNAILELHPGAGGTESQDWASMLLRMYTRWAEKHGFKVETLDYLPGDEAGIKSVTLLIKGHNAYGYLKAEKGVHRLVRISPFDANGRRHTSFVSCEVMPEFNNEIEIEIRPEDLKIDTYRSTGAGGQHVNTTDSAVRITHIPTGIVVSCQAERSQIKNREKAMNMLKAKLYQLEIEKQEQELAALRGEQKEIGWGSQIRSYVFHPYSMVKDHRTNVETGNVQAVMDGEIDMFINAYLRSQIASKK, encoded by the exons ATGGAATTATCAGATGTGAGAAACACGTTGGAAAATACAGCCGAAAAATTGGCGGATTTCAGGGGGTCTCTT GACTTAGAAAACAAAGAAGCCCGCATTCAAGAGTTGGAAGAAATCATGATGATGCCGGATTTCTGGGATGATCAAAACAAAGCCCAAAGCATCATTAATGAAGTCAATAGTTTAAAATCCATCGTGAATGAACTGAATGATTTATCTTCCACTCAAGAAAATTTGGAAATGACCCTTGAACTGTTGAAAGAAGAGCCGGATGAAGATTTGCAGGCAGAGCTCGTCCAGGAGTTGAAAGAGTTCGAGGAAAGATTGGAAAACTTTGAGTTGCAGCTTTTATTAAGCGAACCATATGATAAAAACAATGCCATCCTGGAGCTTCACCCGGGAGCAGGCGGTACGGAATCCCAGGACTGGGCTTCCATGCTTCTCCGCATGTATACCCGTTGGGCGGAAAAACATGGCTTCAAAGTGGAGACGCTGGATTATCTTCCTGGGGATGAGGCCGGAATCAAATCGGTGACATTGCTCATTAAAGGCCATAACGCATACGGTTACTTGAAGGCGGAAAAAGGGGTGCATCGCCTCGTGCGCATTTCGCCTTTCGATGCAAACGGCCGCCGTCATACTTCTTTCGTTTCTTGCGAAGTGATGCCTGAGTTCAATAATGAAATTGAAATCGAAATCCGTCCGGAAGATTTGAAAATCGATACGTACCGTTCCACTGGTGCAGGCGGCCAGCACGTCAACACGACGGATTCCGCTGTCCGCATCACCCACATCCCGACAGGCATTGTGGTGTCTTGCCAGGCGGAACGTTCCCAAATCAAAAACCGCGAAAAAGCGATGAACATGTTGAAAGCGAAATTGTATCAATTGGAAATTGAAAAGCAGGAGCAAGAATTGGCCGCACTCCGCGGGGAGCAAAAGGAAATCGGTTGGGGCTCCCAAATCCGTTCATATGTGTTCCATCCATATTCCATGGTAAAAGACCACCGCACGAATGTGGAGACCGGAAACGTCCAAGCGGTGATGGATGGCGAGATTGACATGTTTATTAATGCGTATTTGCGCTCCCAAATCGCATCGAAAAAATAA
- a CDS encoding competence protein ComK, with protein sequence MADLKDFDWYYITPNTYVVEPVEYNGKSCSRVYDKFEIFYIDKKPLKLLNDTFRKLGTTYKASMDFSKRFLGKGKHKVPIVLSYDQPYVFLPVLSPSSSKNIWIAQHAIINIRKGKDGTIITLKNEVEIELPIHYTSFCAQYACATMLLKYALKQRKLFQRELDFLDDPDDDK encoded by the coding sequence ATGGCTGATTTGAAAGATTTCGATTGGTATTACATTACTCCTAATACGTATGTCGTAGAACCTGTCGAGTATAACGGCAAATCTTGTTCACGGGTCTATGACAAATTCGAAATTTTTTACATCGATAAGAAACCGCTGAAACTCCTCAATGACACTTTCAGAAAGCTGGGCACCACTTACAAAGCGTCTATGGACTTTTCAAAAAGGTTTTTGGGGAAGGGGAAACATAAAGTTCCAATCGTTTTGTCTTATGATCAACCATACGTCTTTTTACCGGTCCTATCACCCTCTTCTTCAAAAAATATTTGGATTGCGCAACATGCGATTATTAACATCCGAAAAGGCAAAGATGGCACCATCATCACTTTAAAAAATGAAGTGGAAATCGAATTGCCCATCCACTACACTTCTTTCTGCGCACAATACGCATGTGCCACAATGCTTCTAAAATATGCGTTAAAACAGAGAAAGCTTTTTCAAAGGGAACTGGATTTTCTGGATGACCCGGATGATGACAAATAA
- a CDS encoding IDEAL domain-containing protein — translation MDKNNFYANFSSAAGSNPAVNDSEKLLNEIYVDLFLNRLQRLHRIEQLRDFIDQALDERNEEAFHKYAKELNELQESLN, via the coding sequence ATGGATAAAAATAATTTTTACGCAAACTTCTCTAGTGCAGCAGGGTCAAATCCAGCAGTAAACGATTCTGAAAAATTGTTGAACGAAATTTACGTAGACTTGTTCTTGAACCGATTACAAAGATTACATCGGATTGAACAATTAAGGGATTTCATCGATCAGGCGTTGGATGAAAGAAATGAAGAAGCGTTCCATAAATATGCGAAGGAATTGAATGAGTTGCAGGAGTCACTGAACTGA
- the uvrB gene encoding excinuclease ABC subunit UvrB: protein MADTFELHAPYQPSGDQPKAIAQLVQGIREGKKHQTLLGATGTGKTFTISNVIQEVNKPTLVIAHNKTLAGQLYSEFKQFFPNNAVEYFVSYYDYYQPEAYVPQSDTYIEKDASINDEIDKLRHSATSALFERRDVIIVASVSCIYGLGDPDEYREMVVSIRKGMEIERNQLLRRLVDIQYERNDVNFQRGTFRVRGDVVEIFPASRDEHCIRIEFFGDEVDRIREVDALTGEIIGDRNHVAIYPASHFVTREDKMKKAIENIEKELEEQLEKFRAEGKLLEAQRLEQRTKYDLEMMREMGYCSGIENYSRHLTLREPGATPYTLLDYFPDDFLIVVDESHVTLPQIRGMYNGDQARKQVLVDYGFRLPSALDNRPLKFEEFEQHIHQAIYVSATPGPYEKEHCPEMIEQIIRPTGLLDPTVDVRPIEGQIDDLVDEIQKRTKKNERVLVTTLTKKMAEDLTDYLKEMGIKVAYLHSEIKTLERIEIIRELRKGTYDVLVGINLLREGLDIPEVSLIAILDADKEGFLRSETSLIQTIGRAARNANGHVIMYADTITDSMRKAIEETKRRRSIQEAYNKEHGITPKTIRKEIPELIRATHAAEEEEKYITKVTKGKKLTKSELEKLIEALEKEMKEAAKALDFERAAELRDTIFELKSEM, encoded by the coding sequence ATGGCCGATACTTTTGAATTGCACGCTCCCTATCAGCCGAGTGGCGATCAGCCAAAAGCGATTGCCCAGCTTGTTCAAGGCATCCGGGAAGGCAAAAAGCATCAAACGCTGCTCGGTGCGACAGGAACGGGGAAAACCTTCACCATTTCGAACGTCATCCAGGAAGTCAATAAACCGACGTTGGTCATTGCCCATAACAAGACCCTCGCCGGACAATTATACAGCGAATTCAAACAGTTTTTCCCAAACAATGCAGTGGAATATTTCGTCAGCTACTACGACTACTATCAACCGGAAGCGTATGTGCCGCAATCGGATACATACATCGAAAAGGATGCCAGCATCAACGACGAGATTGATAAACTGCGCCACTCCGCCACAAGCGCATTGTTTGAAAGAAGAGACGTCATCATTGTGGCATCCGTTTCCTGCATTTACGGTTTAGGGGATCCGGACGAGTACCGCGAGATGGTGGTGTCCATCCGAAAAGGGATGGAAATCGAGCGGAATCAGCTGCTCCGCCGGTTAGTGGACATCCAGTACGAAAGAAATGATGTGAACTTCCAGCGTGGTACGTTCCGGGTGCGCGGGGACGTAGTGGAAATCTTCCCGGCTTCCCGGGATGAACATTGTATCCGCATCGAATTTTTCGGGGATGAAGTGGACCGCATCCGGGAAGTGGATGCATTGACCGGAGAAATCATCGGGGACCGCAATCACGTCGCCATCTACCCGGCTTCCCACTTCGTTACAAGAGAAGACAAAATGAAAAAGGCCATTGAAAACATCGAGAAAGAGTTGGAAGAACAACTGGAAAAATTCAGGGCGGAAGGAAAACTCTTGGAAGCGCAACGTTTGGAACAGCGCACAAAATACGACTTGGAAATGATGCGGGAAATGGGCTACTGCTCCGGCATTGAAAACTATTCCCGCCACTTGACATTACGGGAACCGGGGGCCACTCCGTATACGTTGCTGGATTATTTCCCGGATGATTTCTTGATTGTTGTGGATGAAAGCCACGTGACATTGCCGCAAATCCGGGGCATGTATAACGGCGACCAGGCCCGGAAACAAGTGTTGGTGGATTACGGTTTCCGATTGCCTTCAGCCCTTGACAACCGCCCATTGAAATTTGAGGAATTTGAACAGCATATCCATCAAGCCATTTATGTATCCGCAACGCCTGGACCTTATGAGAAAGAGCATTGTCCGGAAATGATTGAACAAATCATCCGGCCGACGGGACTGCTTGATCCGACGGTTGACGTCCGTCCAATTGAAGGCCAAATTGATGATTTGGTGGATGAAATTCAAAAACGGACGAAGAAAAATGAACGGGTGCTTGTGACCACATTGACGAAAAAAATGGCGGAAGATTTGACGGATTATTTGAAGGAAATGGGCATCAAAGTGGCCTATCTTCACTCTGAAATCAAAACCCTTGAGCGGATCGAAATCATTCGCGAATTGAGAAAAGGGACTTATGATGTGCTTGTCGGCATCAACTTGCTGCGGGAAGGTTTGGATATTCCGGAAGTATCGTTGATCGCGATTCTGGATGCGGATAAAGAAGGGTTCCTGCGCTCGGAAACATCCTTGATCCAAACGATTGGGCGCGCAGCCCGGAACGCCAATGGCCATGTCATCATGTATGCCGATACCATCACGGATTCGATGAGAAAAGCCATTGAAGAAACGAAACGCCGCCGTTCCATTCAGGAAGCTTATAATAAGGAACATGGCATCACACCAAAAACGATCCGAAAAGAAATTCCGGAACTGATCCGCGCAACCCATGCGGCGGAAGAGGAAGAAAAATATATTACAAAAGTGACAAAAGGCAAGAAATTGACGAAATCCGAATTGGAAAAATTAATTGAAGCATTGGAGAAAGAAATGAAAGAAGCTGCCAAGGCGCTGGACTTCGAACGGGCAGCGGAATTGCGGGATACCATTTTTGAATTGAAATCAGAGATGTGA